Below is a window of Georgenia soli DNA.
GCGAAATGCGGCGGCACACCACACGATGGTCGCGGGGTCCGTGCCGCCCGCATAGGTGAGGAGCTGTCCCAGGTGGCTGTGGTCGGTCCCCTCCAATTGGTTCTCGACAATGACCGTTGCTCCTGTTTGGAGATCAGTGCCAATTAGATCGAGAGCGAAGCCACCGACGCGCCGTTCGGCCTCGCTAAGTTCGAGGTCCATACCAAGCACATCGGACAGCACGTCCGCGTTCACGAGGAGCCATTGCGTGAAGTGATGAGCCTCGTGTGCCCAAACGTCACGGACGGGCACAGAGGCGATGCGGCTTAAGTGCGGTAGCGCAGACATGGAGTGCAGCATATTTGAAACCTGGTGACGTGGACGGGAGCGATGTGTCCATCGTTGGTGTTCGGGCAGGGCCGTTTGTTCCCGAGCCCACGGGTTCTTGCGCGGGTGGAGGAAATCCACAGTCGTCGCACCAGTGGGAAACCCCCAACCGGTGCGCCTGCGAGATTCTGGTAATCGATCTGTCACGGGGTGGGTGCGAATCGCGCGACCTGTTTTCGCCACACCGAGTCACCGCCGCCAGCACCGACATTGCGACGATGACGATCGCGACGTGCACGTCCGCAAGCTCGGCCGGGAGGAGCCAGACGGTGCTGATACCGTCGTTTTCAGATCGCGCCGTCCATCGTGGGGAGTTCCCTCCAGTGAGTCCCCGTCTCGACGCCACCCTGTCGGAGCAACTTCGCGAGGGAACGCAGGTCGAGCACCGCGCCGTGGAGTCTCAGCCCTTCGTGGACGAGTTGCTCGCGGGCGCGCTCGACGTCGACGCCTATGCAGGCCTTGCCGCCCAGCAGCTCGAGATCTACCGCGCTCTTGAGGGCGCAGGTGTGCAACTGCAGGAAGACCCGCGGGGTGCCAACCTTCTCTTCACTGAGCTCCAACGCGTCCCCTCCATCGAGCGCGACCTCGCACATCTCTATGGGCACGCCTGGCGCGACGAGATCCGCATCCTCCCCGCCACCCGCACCTACGCTGCCCGGCTCCGCGACGTCGTCGATCGCCTGCCCGAGTACGCCGCCCACGCCTACACCCGCTACCTCGGCGACCTCTCCGGCGGCCAGATCATCAAACGCATGATGCGGCGCCACTACGGCATGGGCACCGACGGCCTTTCCTTCTACGACTTCCCCGAGATCCCGAAGGCCAAGCCGTTCAAGGACCTCTACCGCGAACGTCTCGACGGCCTTGGCCTCGACGCCGTGGAGACCGCCCGCGCCGTCGCCGAGGCTCAGGAGGCCTTCCGCCTCAACCGCGCACTCTTCGCCGAGCTCGGCGCGATCCACATCAATCGCGTCCGCGCGGCGAAGGAAGCAGTGGCATGACGATCGACAGCCAGACCACCACGGGCGAGATCGACCTGCAGGCCTGCGAGGACGAGCCCATCCACGTGCCCGGCGCCGTCCAGCGCCGCGGCGTGCTGCTGGTGGTGGACGACGGCGTCGTCGTCCAGGTCTCCGACAACCTTCGCAACCTCCTCGGTGTCCCGGTCGAGGAGGCTGTCGGCCATCCGCTCGCCGCCGTGCTGGGGGAGGACGCGGCGTCGAACCTTCGCCTTCCGCAGACCCAGCCCGGCGGCCCGCTCGGCGACGCCCTCCAGCAGCTGACGATGCGCGGGCGCGACTGGCTTGTCGCCACGCACCTCGGCACGGACGGGTCGGTGCTCGTCGAGGCCGAGCCGCTGCCCCGCGCGGAGGACGACGGCACCCCGGTCGCCACCGTCTTCCAGCAGGCCCACGCGGTGCTGCGGGAGGCGGCCGGGGCATCGACCGTCGAGGAGATCTACGAGCTCGCCGCCCGCGGCGTGCGCCGGCTCACCGGCTTCGACCGCGTGATGATGTACCGCTTCGACCGCGACTACAACGGCCAGGTGGTCGCCGAGGACCGCCGCGACGACCTCGAGCCGTACCTCGGCCTGCACTACCCGGCGTCGGACATCCCCGCCCAGGCCCGGGCGCTGTACGAGAAGAACCTCATCAGGCTCATCTCCGACACCGAGACGCCCACCGCCCGCCTCGTCCCGCCGCTGCACCCGCGCACCGGCGCGCCGACCGACCTCACCTACTCCACCTTGCGCGCCGTCTCGCCGGTGCACGTGCAGTACCTGCGCAACATGGGCGTCAGCTCGTCGATGTCCATCTCCCTCCTCGACGACGGCCGCCTGTGGGGCATGGTCGCCTGCCACCACGTCTCGGGCCCGCACACCCCCTCGCTCGAGGTCCGCGCCGGGACCGAGACGCTCGCCGCCGGCCTGTCCCTGCAGGCCGTTGTCCGCGCCGCTGCCGACCGCGCCCGCCACGCCCAGACCGTCGCCGACGAGCTGCGGCGCCTGACCGGCCTGACCGACGACGTGCCGCTCGCCCAGGCCGTCGCGCAGCGCCGCCTGCTCGAGCTCCTCGACACGGACGGGCTGATGGTGCGCGTCGGCGGCACCTCCGCCGCCGTCGGCGTCGTCCCGCCCGACCCGGCCGCCGTCGTCCGGGCGCTGCGCGAGCAGGAGGACGGCTCCGCCGTCGCCGACACCTCCGGCCTGCGCGCGTGCGACGCCCTCGCCGCCGCCCTGCCCGACCACGGCGACCTCGGCGAGGTGGCCGGCGCGCTCGTCGTGCCGCTGCCCGACGGCGACTCCCTCGCCCTGTTCCGTCGCGAGGTCACGCGCGAGGTCGCCTGGGGCGGCAACCCGGAAGAGAAGCCCCTCACCATCGACGACGACGGCGTCGGCCACCTCGGCCCGCGCCGCTCCTTCTCCACGTGGCAGCAGGTCGTGCGCGGCACCTCGCGTCCCTGGTCCGCCGAGGACGTCGAGGCGGCCGCCGCGGTGCGCCGCCTCGTCGTCGAGATGCTCTACCGCCGCACCCGGCCCGACCTCGGCGCGGCCCTCGCGCTGCAGCGCTCCTCCCTGCCCCAGCGGCTGCCGCAGCCCGACGGCTGGCAGGTCACCGCGCGGTACCGCCCCGCCGACGGCGGCAAGGTCGGCGGGGACTGGTACGACAGCTTCGAGCTCGCCTCGGGCCGCGTGGCCCTGGTGGTCGGTGACGTCGCCGGACACGGGCTCGCCGCGGCGTCGTCCATGAACCAGCTGCGCAACGGCCTGCGCTCCCTCCTCGTCGCGCACGACGGCGCAGCCGGCCCGGCGCTCGAGGCGCTGGACCGGCTGGCCAAGCAGCTGCTGCCCGGCGAGATGGCGACCCTGTGGGTCGGGGTGCTCGATCCTGCCACCGGAACCGTTGACTACGTCAGCGCCGGCCACCTCGCGCCGCTGCTGGTCCGCGACGGCGAGGCCCGGTTCGACAAGGCCGTGCGCAACCCGCCGCTCGGCTTCCTGCGCGGGCGTCCCGACGTCGGCACGCTCACCCTGAGACCGGGGGAGTCGCTCCTGGTGTTCAGCGACGGTCTGGTCGAGCAACGGCGGGCGGTCATCATGCGCCGCCTGGAGGAGCTGCGGACCACCGCCGCGGTCACCCTCGACCTCGAGGTGCTCGAGCACCGGATGACCGGGCTGGAGTCCGGGGACGACGCCACCATGCTGCTGGTCACCGCGGCGCCGCTGCAGGAGTGAGCTGCCGGTGACAAGGGGGGCGGTCGGCGCGTTACGGACTTGCTGCCGGTATTGATCAGCCGGAGTCGTCGCTGGTCCAAGATTTCAGTTGGCGGTGGCAGTACAGCGCCGCCTCCGGGACAGGCGCGAGGCGTAGGAGGTGGCGCCACTCCCGGCACCGGTTTTGGGGGGATGATGCCCGGCGGTAGCGCGCAGACGGCGCCACGTTGTCGTCCGTGGACGTCTTTTCGCCGCTTCGCGAAACGGGTGGGCACGACGCCCTAACGCCAGAACCGGACGAGCCAGCGCTCCGGGCCCAGGCCGGGCAGGAGGTCGAGGTTGCCCCGTTCGAACTCGGCGTCCATCTGGTCCTGGAGGGCCAGGGCCTTCTCGCGGCCCGCGACATGGACGTCCACGTTCCATCTCCCGGCGGTGATGCCGAGGTCCGGGTACCGCACCTCGCCGCCGTCCAGGTTCTCCAGCAGGAGGTCGCCGCTGGGAAGGTTCATCACCACCTTCTCCAGCGCGGTGATCCACGGATCGGCCAGCGGTGCCGGTGCTTGGTCGTGGCTCTCGATGCCGACCGTCGCGTACATGACGTCACCCGCGCAGGCCAGCACGATCGACTGGTCGTCGTGGGCTGCCATCCGGGGCGGGGTCGGGAGGGCGGCTGTCGGAGCGCCGGCGTCGACGTAGAGCGTGCCGCGTGCCACGTCGAGCACCAGCTCCGCGGCGGCAACCACAGCCATCCGTGCTCTCCGTTCGCTGCTCGTCCTCCTTGACGGCCGGTCGGCCCACCTCGTTGCGCAAGGCGTCGATTACCCCATCGGGGGGCGACGTGCGGATCGCCTCCCGGGCTGATCGACGCCACTCTGGCGACCCTACCCGCGACCTGCGCGAGATGGGTGCTACGTCAAACGGGACGGGATATGGGCCGGACTGTTCGCGCTCGTGCATCCCTGCCAGATAGGCGCCGCGGAGATGCGGGCGGGACGACTGCGGGCAACCGGCGGCAACTATTTGTGACCCGGGTAACGGCCGGACATGGTTCGGATGTCCTGCTTCACGACAAGGAGTTGCCCACGCAATGTTGCGACCAAGATTCCGCCGTTCGCTCGCCGCCGCGTCCGGCGCGGCAGTGCTCTCGACCGTCCTCGTCGCCGGCCCTGCGTCGGCGCAGGAGGACGTGACGACCGAGCAGATCTCCGCCGTCCCCGAGGTCACGCACGTGCCCCGCACCGAGGACTCGTACCCCTTCAACGCCGCCGACCACGCCCGGGTGCCGGTCGACCTGGCCGCGCACGGCTACGTCGAGGAGGAGTACTTCCTCTCCGGCAACGCCAACGTCTACACCGAGGCCGATGGCACCCTCGCCGTCGAGAGGACCGCTGTCCCGTACACCAACCGGATCCTGGTGCGGCACCCGGCCCACGCGAACAAGGCGTCCGGCGCCGTGTTCGTCGACATCTACAACGCCTCGAACGGGTACGACATCGAGGACATGTGGCGCCGGCTCTCCACCAACATCCTCGCCGAGGGGCACACCTACGTGGGCGTGACCTCCAAGCCGATCAACGTCGACGCCCTGTACAACTTCGACGCGGAGCGCTACGAGGACCTCTCGTGGTTCGACGAGGAGTGCGGCGAGACGTACGAGCCGACCGGCACGCCCGAGGAGTTCGAGGCGCGCGGCGGCCCGTGGGGCGAGGTGCCCTGCACCGAGACCGGGCTGGTGTGGGACATCCTCACCCAGACCGGCAACGCGCTGCGTGACCCCGAGGCGGGCGCCGAGATCCTCGGCGGGACCCCGCTGCGCTCGCTGTTCCTCATCGGCCAGTCGCAGTCGTCGATGTACCTCAACACCTACGTCAACAACTTCCACCTCCCCGTGCAGGAGGCGCAGGGCGGCAACGTCTGGGACGGGTACCTCAGCGCCGCCGGCAACTGGATGGAGCGCCCGCTGAACGACGCCGAGGGCGGCGCGAGCGGTCTCGTGACCGTCGACGGCCCGGAGACCCCCGTCGAGGTGGACGTGCCCTGGATCAGCGTCGACTCCGAGTCCGACGCGGCGCTGTTCCCGGCCCAGGCGCTGCTGCCGCGTGACCTGGCCGAGAACTCGCGCGTGTGGCAGATCCCGGGCACGGGGCACACCTACTCGATGTCCCCGGTGGTGCCCGACAACGCCGAGCTGATCAAGGCGGGCCGGCCCGGCCGGGTGTTCCCGACCGCCTACACCCCGTACCCGATGGAGCCGGCGATGATCGCCGCGGGGCAGGCCCTCATCGACAACCACCAGAAGGGGAAGGCGCTGCCGGCCAGCGCCTGGTTCGAGCGCGACGCGCAGGGCAACCTCGTGCGCGACGAGAACGGCAACGTCCTCGGCGGCGTGCGCTACGGGCTCATGGAGCTGGGGCTCGCCGAATTCAAGGGCTACGCCACCCCGGGCGACATGAACGGCGTCGCGGACCCGATCTCTGAGGACGAGTTCTACGCGAGCTGGAACAACCGCTCGCAGTACCTGGCCAAGCAGCGGGCCTTCGACAACGGCCTGCGCCAGGCGGGCTACCTCACCGCCGACGGCCAGCAGCTCTTCGCCGAGCGCGCCAACCTCGTCCTCGACGAGATCGGCATCCCGTGACGCGGTAGAGACCGCGCCTGAGAACGGCACAGGATCGGGCGGTGGCGCCTCCGGGGAACCGGAGCGCGTCACCGCCCGTCCTGTTTCTCCGGTCTACCCGCCGCTGCCGTCAGGCTGGGGTGGGCGGCACGGCTTCCCGACGGCGGCCGATGCGCATCCCGACGGCGCACGCCAGGGCGAGCAGCCCGGCAAGGGCGGCGCCGAGCCCCACGAACTGCGGCGCGCCCATCACGAAGACGCGACCCGACGCGACGACGGCTGCGGCCAGTGAGTCGTCGCCCATCCAGGCGAACCACCCACTGGTGGGCACCGCCAGCGCGAGCGTCAGCCCGCCGGCGAGCAGGAGAAGGCCGAGCCCGACGAGCCAGCGGGTACGCATGGCGGCACAGTACCGGCGCCGCCCGACGTCGCGGCCATACCGAGGGCGGAAGTACGCAGGCGGAGAGAAGATGGAACGGCGCGGCGACGACGACGCGAGCACGGCTGACCACGCGGAGCGAGGTGGCTGATGATGTACGACTGGCACGGCATGGGCTGGTGGATGGGCCTGGGCTGGGTGTGGATCATCCTGCTGCTGCTTCTCGTCGGCGTGGTGGTCCTCGTCGTCCTCCTCGTCCGCGGCCAGCCGGGCGGCGGCGGGCCTCACGGGCAGGACATGCGCGGGCAGGACGTGGGCCGGAGCAGGGCCCGGGCGATCCTCGACGAGCGCTACGCCCGCGGGGAGATCGACACCACCGAGTACCAGGAGCGGCTGCGCGTCCTGGGCGAGAGGTAGCGCGAGGAGGGCGACGGCCACGCACCCGGGTGCGTGGCCGTCGTCGTCGGATCTGCCGGCTCAGCCCGGCACGCCGGCACGCCCGCGCACCATCTCCTCGACCTCGGTCGCCTCCGGGGTGGAGAGGTAGCGCTCGAGGGAGTCGTCCAGCTCGTTGAGCCACGTGGTGTGGTGCTCGGCCGCCATGGTGCCCGTCATGACGGACCGGTGCGGCTTGTCGCGGTAGGTGAGGATGTTGTTCTTCTTGTCGGCCTTCCACTCGAGGAAGATGCGCACCACCTCGTCGAGGTCGAACATCGGGTAGTCCGTGGCCGTGATGAGGTCCCTGATGTAGTCGGCCTGGAACCGCACCTCGTCCGCGTCGCCGTCGAGGGCCTGGAAGCGGGTGCGCCAGGACCGCATGTGGGCGGCCCGTTGCTCGGCGGACGGCAGCTCGGCGCGGCCCATGATGAGGTCCCGGACGTACCAGGCCTGGGCGTCGAACATGTTGAAGGTGAACCACTGGTCCTGGGCGCCCAGGTAGAACAGCTTCGGGTTCTTCTGCCACACCACGCCGCGGTACAGGCCACCGGGGTAGATGTTGTTGCGGGAGTGCAGGGCGAGGTCCGACGGCAGGAACGGGTACTTGTGCAGGTAGCCGGTGCACATGATGACCGCGTCGAACTCGCGGGTCTGGCCGTCGGAGAAGTGCACCGTCTCGCCGTCGAAGTGGTCCACGATCGGCAGCTCCTCCATGCCCTCGGGCCAGTCGTAGCCCATGGGCGCGGTGCGGTAGCTCATCGTGACCGCGCGGGCGCCCATCTTGAAGGCCTGCACCCCGATGTCCTCGGCGGAGTACGAGGCGCCGATCAGCAGCACGCGCTTGTCCGCCAGCTTCTCGGCACCGCGGAAGTCGTGGGCGTGGTGCAGGGTGCCCGGGAAGGTCTCGATGCCCTTGAAGTCCGGGACGTTCGGGTAGGAGAAGTGGCCGGTGGCGACGATGACCCGGTCGAACTCGGAGGAGGAGGTGGTCTGTGACTTCAGGTTCTCCACGGTCACCGTGAAGTTGTCCTCCTCGCGGTTGTACTCGACCCAGCGCACGGCGGTCGAGAACTGGACCTTGTCCTTGACGTTGGACCTACGGACGCGGCCGTCGATGTAGTCCCACAGCGCCGCACGCGGCGGGTAGGAGGAGACCGGCCGGCCGAAGTGCTGGTCGAAGGTGTACTCGGCGAACTCCAGGGCCTCCTTCGGGGCGTTCGACCACAGGTTGCGGTACATGGACGAGTGCACCGGCTCGCCGTGCCGGTCGATGCCGCTGCGCCAGTTGTAGTTCCACTGCCCGCCCCAGTCGTCCTGCTTCTCGTAGCAGACGATGTCGGGGATCTGGGCCCCCGCCTGCTGCGCGGACGTGAACGCCCGCAGTGCCGCCATGCCGCTCGGGCCGGCTCCGATGATCGCAATTCGCTGCTTGGACACAGCTTCCCTTCCGGCCGCTCCCGGCCTACTCGTCCGGCGACGGGTCAGGTGGAGCGAACCTTCGCGGGCGCCCTGCGCCACCGCGTCAACACCTGGCCTCACGTCCGCCCAGAACGGACCTCGCGCGCACGATCTTTCGTGGCGGGTCCCTGGGCGCGGCGCCCGGGCGGGCGCCGACCAAGCGCTGACATTAGCAAACTCTTGCCATTGCATGGTTTTTGTGGCCCGCTATGGAAAGTGGAGCCCTCACAGCGCTCAGCAGGAAATCGGCGTGGAGCGCAGAAAGCGATCGGTCCCAGGTGGTGCCCGCGCCGTTCTCAGTCGCCCGAGCGGGGCGTCCCCTGTGGTTCGCCGTGCCGCGCCTCCCGGAACGGGGAGGCGGCCAGGCCCGCGGCGACGACGGCGAAGCCCGCCGCGCCCGCCCAGAGGACGGGGCGGTAGCCGACGGCGTCCGCGAGCACCCCGCCGAGCGGGGCGCCGACGACGATCATCGCCCTGTTCACGGACCGCCTGGTCGCGTTCGTCCGCCCCTGGAAGGCGTCGGGCGTGACGGCCTGCCAGTAGCCCATCTCGTTCGCGTTCTCCAGCCCCATCGCGAACCCGTGCAGCAGCTGGCCGGCCCCGAGCACCGCTACGGCAACCCAGACGCCCGCGCCGTCGGGCGTGAGCGCGATCAGGATCCAGGCGAGGGGCATCGCCGCCCGGCTCGCGACGACCGTGCGCCCGGCGCCCCAGCGAAGACCGGCCCGGGTGGAGAAGAGGCTGCCGCCCAGCGCACCGACGCCCCCGGCGGCGAGCGTGATGCTGAGCCCGAAGGCGTCGAGCCCGAGACCGAGCAGGGCGAACGGGACGAACGCGGTGGCCAGCATGCTGTTGCACAGGAACCACCCGTGCGTGCTGAGGGCCAGCGGGGCGAGGGTGCGGTGACCGTAGACCCAGCGCAGCCCGTCGGCGATCTCGCTGCGGAGCCGCCGCCGCGCGCCGTCCGCAGCGGAGGCGACCGTCTCGCTCACCTTCAGCCGCGCGACCATCACGGCCGAGAACAGGAACGTGAGCGCGTCGGCGAGCACGGCCACGGGCGCGCCGAGCGCGGTGACCAGGCCGCCCGCGAGCAGCGGGCCGGACGTCTGGGCCACGGCCCCGCTCTGGTCCAGCCGGGCGTTGGCCGCCAGCAGCGCGGACCGCGGCACCAGCCGCGGGAGGAAGGACTGGGAGGCGGCGTCGTGCAGCAGCGACAGCGCGCCGAACGCGGCGACGACCACCAGCAGCACCGGCAGGCTCAGCACGTCCAGCAGCCACAGCGCCGGGATCAGCCCCAGCAGGACCGCGCGGCCGAGGTCGGTGACCACCAGCACCGGCCTGCGGCGCCGACGGTCCAGCAGCGCGCCGACCACCAGGCCGAGGGCGAGGTAGGGCAGCCAGCGGGTGGCGTTGAGCAGCCCGACGTCCGTCGCCGTCCCGCCGAGCGTGACCACCACCAGCACCTGCAGGGCCAGGACGGTGACATGGTTGCCGAGCTCCGAGACGGAGGCCGCCGCCCAGAACGCCGCGAACCCGGGGAGCCGGAAGACGTCGCGGCTCCGGGCGCCGTCGTCGTCGGTATCGGACGTCACCCGGCCATCATGCCGACCCGGACGTCCGGTCGGAAGGAGATATGCCCTCGCCGGGACGACCGTCGGGACCCCCACGCGGCGCGACGACGTGCTCGTTCCCGAGCCCCGCGGCGTCGCCGTCGGACGCGTGCGGACAAAGCTCCGTACAGGGTGCGCGATGCCCGACGGAGTGCTTACCTTTTCGCCGTTGGGCACTTCCTGCGACGCAGCGGAAGGAGCGCGCCGTGAGCGAACCGGCAGAGATCCAGCGCCCCGTTCGGGACGACAGCCTCGAGCAGTTCGGCTACAAGCAGGAGCTGCAACGCTCCCTGACCTTCGCCGACCTCCTCATCTACGGCCTCATCTTCATGGTGCCGATCGCCCCCTTCGGCATCTTCGGCAGCGTCTACCAGGGCTCCGGCGGCATGGTGGCGCTCACCTACGTCATCGGCATGGTGGCGATGATGTTCACCGCCAACTCCTACGCCCAGATGGCGCACGCCTTCCCCATGGCCGGCTCGGTGTACACCTACGCCGGGCGCGGCATCCGGCCGTGGGTCGGCTTCCTCGCCGGCTGGGTCATCATGCTCGACTACGTCCTGGTCCCGGGGCTGCTCTACCTGGTCGCGTCCGTGGCGATGAACTCGATCGTGCCCGCCGTCCCGGTGTGGGTGTGGATCGTCCTGTTCATCGTCCTCAACACGGTCGTGAACTACATGGGCATCGAGATGACCGCGCGGGTCAACAAGATCATGCTGATCGGCGAGCTGATCGTGCTGGCGATCTTCATCGGCATCGGGCTGGCCGCGGTCGCGCAGGGCGGGGGCAACGGCTTCAGCTTCACCGCGTTCTACAACCCCGAGACGTTCCACTGGACCGTCATCCTCGGCGCCGTCTCCATCGCCGTCCTCTCGTTCCTCGGCTTCGACGGGATCTCCATGCTCGCCGAGGAGAACAAGCAGTCCTCCCGCCAGATCGGCCGCGCCATGGTCGCCGCGCTGCTGCTGGCCGGCGCCCTGTTCATCGCCCAGACGTGGGTGGCGTCCATGCTCGTGCCCAACTCCGCCACCCTCCTGGCCGAGGGTGACCCGGCCGGGACGGCGTTCTACGACGCCGCCGCCGTCGCCGGCGGCGCGTGGCTCTCCGGCCTGACCGCGCTGGCGACGGCGATCGCCTGGGGCTTCGCGAACTCCCTCGCCGCCCAGGCCGCGACCTCCCGGCTGCTCTTCGCGATGGCCCGCGACGGCGAGCTGCCGCGCTTCCTCGCCAAGGTCCACCCCAAGCACCGGGTCC
It encodes the following:
- a CDS encoding flavin-containing monooxygenase, whose product is MSKQRIAIIGAGPSGMAALRAFTSAQQAGAQIPDIVCYEKQDDWGGQWNYNWRSGIDRHGEPVHSSMYRNLWSNAPKEALEFAEYTFDQHFGRPVSSYPPRAALWDYIDGRVRRSNVKDKVQFSTAVRWVEYNREEDNFTVTVENLKSQTTSSSEFDRVIVATGHFSYPNVPDFKGIETFPGTLHHAHDFRGAEKLADKRVLLIGASYSAEDIGVQAFKMGARAVTMSYRTAPMGYDWPEGMEELPIVDHFDGETVHFSDGQTREFDAVIMCTGYLHKYPFLPSDLALHSRNNIYPGGLYRGVVWQKNPKLFYLGAQDQWFTFNMFDAQAWYVRDLIMGRAELPSAEQRAAHMRSWRTRFQALDGDADEVRFQADYIRDLITATDYPMFDLDEVVRIFLEWKADKKNNILTYRDKPHRSVMTGTMAAEHHTTWLNELDDSLERYLSTPEATEVEEMVRGRAGVPG
- a CDS encoding APC family permease codes for the protein MSEPAEIQRPVRDDSLEQFGYKQELQRSLTFADLLIYGLIFMVPIAPFGIFGSVYQGSGGMVALTYVIGMVAMMFTANSYAQMAHAFPMAGSVYTYAGRGIRPWVGFLAGWVIMLDYVLVPGLLYLVASVAMNSIVPAVPVWVWIVLFIVLNTVVNYMGIEMTARVNKIMLIGELIVLAIFIGIGLAAVAQGGGNGFSFTAFYNPETFHWTVILGAVSIAVLSFLGFDGISMLAEENKQSSRQIGRAMVAALLLAGALFIAQTWVASMLVPNSATLLAEGDPAGTAFYDAAAVAGGAWLSGLTALATAIAWGFANSLAAQAATSRLLFAMARDGELPRFLAKVHPKHRVPVNATFVAAAVSLALGLYMSSRADGIPLLSTLVNFGAMTAFLVLHAAVVNHFVVRNRSTDYLRHLVMPIIGFAILLFVVINASIAAQTLGLTWAAIGVVILLILKVTKREPELAGMEHQP
- a CDS encoding SpoIIE family protein phosphatase, which produces MTIDSQTTTGEIDLQACEDEPIHVPGAVQRRGVLLVVDDGVVVQVSDNLRNLLGVPVEEAVGHPLAAVLGEDAASNLRLPQTQPGGPLGDALQQLTMRGRDWLVATHLGTDGSVLVEAEPLPRAEDDGTPVATVFQQAHAVLREAAGASTVEEIYELAARGVRRLTGFDRVMMYRFDRDYNGQVVAEDRRDDLEPYLGLHYPASDIPAQARALYEKNLIRLISDTETPTARLVPPLHPRTGAPTDLTYSTLRAVSPVHVQYLRNMGVSSSMSISLLDDGRLWGMVACHHVSGPHTPSLEVRAGTETLAAGLSLQAVVRAAADRARHAQTVADELRRLTGLTDDVPLAQAVAQRRLLELLDTDGLMVRVGGTSAAVGVVPPDPAAVVRALREQEDGSAVADTSGLRACDALAAALPDHGDLGEVAGALVVPLPDGDSLALFRREVTREVAWGGNPEEKPLTIDDDGVGHLGPRRSFSTWQQVVRGTSRPWSAEDVEAAAAVRRLVVEMLYRRTRPDLGAALALQRSSLPQRLPQPDGWQVTARYRPADGGKVGGDWYDSFELASGRVALVVGDVAGHGLAAASSMNQLRNGLRSLLVAHDGAAGPALEALDRLAKQLLPGEMATLWVGVLDPATGTVDYVSAGHLAPLLVRDGEARFDKAVRNPPLGFLRGRPDVGTLTLRPGESLLVFSDGLVEQRRAVIMRRLEELRTTAAVTLDLEVLEHRMTGLESGDDATMLLVTAAPLQE
- a CDS encoding SHOCT domain-containing protein — translated: MMYDWHGMGWWMGLGWVWIILLLLLVGVVVLVVLLVRGQPGGGGPHGQDMRGQDVGRSRARAILDERYARGEIDTTEYQERLRVLGER
- a CDS encoding alpha/beta hydrolase domain-containing protein, which produces MLRPRFRRSLAAASGAAVLSTVLVAGPASAQEDVTTEQISAVPEVTHVPRTEDSYPFNAADHARVPVDLAAHGYVEEEYFLSGNANVYTEADGTLAVERTAVPYTNRILVRHPAHANKASGAVFVDIYNASNGYDIEDMWRRLSTNILAEGHTYVGVTSKPINVDALYNFDAERYEDLSWFDEECGETYEPTGTPEEFEARGGPWGEVPCTETGLVWDILTQTGNALRDPEAGAEILGGTPLRSLFLIGQSQSSMYLNTYVNNFHLPVQEAQGGNVWDGYLSAAGNWMERPLNDAEGGASGLVTVDGPETPVEVDVPWISVDSESDAALFPAQALLPRDLAENSRVWQIPGTGHTYSMSPVVPDNAELIKAGRPGRVFPTAYTPYPMEPAMIAAGQALIDNHQKGKALPASAWFERDAQGNLVRDENGNVLGGVRYGLMELGLAEFKGYATPGDMNGVADPISEDEFYASWNNRSQYLAKQRAFDNGLRQAGYLTADGQQLFAERANLVLDEIGIP
- a CDS encoding heme oxygenase (biliverdin-producing); the protein is MTIATCTSASSAGRSQTVLIPSFSDRAVHRGEFPPVSPRLDATLSEQLREGTQVEHRAVESQPFVDELLAGALDVDAYAGLAAQQLEIYRALEGAGVQLQEDPRGANLLFTELQRVPSIERDLAHLYGHAWRDEIRILPATRTYAARLRDVVDRLPEYAAHAYTRYLGDLSGGQIIKRMMRRHYGMGTDGLSFYDFPEIPKAKPFKDLYRERLDGLGLDAVETARAVAEAQEAFRLNRALFAELGAIHINRVRAAKEAVA
- a CDS encoding MFS transporter, producing MTSDTDDDGARSRDVFRLPGFAAFWAAASVSELGNHVTVLALQVLVVVTLGGTATDVGLLNATRWLPYLALGLVVGALLDRRRRRPVLVVTDLGRAVLLGLIPALWLLDVLSLPVLLVVVAAFGALSLLHDAASQSFLPRLVPRSALLAANARLDQSGAVAQTSGPLLAGGLVTALGAPVAVLADALTFLFSAVMVARLKVSETVASAADGARRRLRSEIADGLRWVYGHRTLAPLALSTHGWFLCNSMLATAFVPFALLGLGLDAFGLSITLAAGGVGALGGSLFSTRAGLRWGAGRTVVASRAAMPLAWILIALTPDGAGVWVAVAVLGAGQLLHGFAMGLENANEMGYWQAVTPDAFQGRTNATRRSVNRAMIVVGAPLGGVLADAVGYRPVLWAGAAGFAVVAAGLAASPFREARHGEPQGTPRSGD